One genomic region from Bufo bufo chromosome 3, aBufBuf1.1, whole genome shotgun sequence encodes:
- the ASPA gene encoding aspartoacylase has protein sequence MAASRNHPAIRRVAVFGGTHGNELSGVFLVKHWLKHGGEIARPGMEVRPFITNPKAVEKCVRYIDTDLNRVFDSQSLSNDHAGKVPYEIEQAQNINYIFGPKGSRDAYDVILDLHNTTAHMGATLILENSRDVFTIHMCKYIQKSMAPEPCAVLLIEHPDVKYATTRSIAKHSIGVEVGPQPHGVIRADILHKMRNVVKYAVDFMQYFNEGTEFPPCSIEVYKVLEKIDYPRNDSGDLAGIIHPNLQDQDWKPLNPGDPMFITMDGKVTCYEGENTVYPTFVNEAAYYEKGQAFAKTEKVTLTAQSIHCNSI, from the exons ATGGCGGCAAGCAGAAATCACCCTGCTATACGCAGAGTGGCAGTATTTGGGGGCACCCATGGAAATGAGTTATCCGGAGTCTTCCTAGTTAAACACTGGTTAAAACATGGAGGGGAAATTGCCAGACCGGGCATGGAGGTGAGACCATTTATTACCAACCCAAAAGCTGTGGAGAAATGTGTTAGATATATTGACACTGACCTGAACCGAGTTTTTGACAGTCAAAGTCTTAG CAATGATCATGCAGGAAAAGTACCATATGAAATAGAACAAGCACAAAATATCAACTACATATTTGGTCCAAAAGGGAGTAGAGATGCTTACGATGTAATACTCGACCTGCACAACACCACTGCACACATGGGGGCGACACTGATCCTCGAGAATTCTAGAGATGTTTTCACTATACATATGTGCAAATACATTCAG AAGTCCATGGCTCCTGAACCTTGTGCTGTGTTGTTAATTGAACACCCTGATGTAAAATATGCAACAACTCGCTCTATAGCAAAGCATTCAATTG GTGTGGAGGTTGGACCTCAACCACATGGTGTGATTCGAGCAGATATTCTACATAAAATGAGGAACGTAGTAAAGTATGCAGTCGACTTCATGCAGTATTTTAATGAAG GGACAGAGTTTCCACCCTGCAGTATAGAAGTGTACAAAGTACTGGAAAAGATAGACTATCCAAGGAATGACAGTGGTGACCTTGCTGGAATTATTCATCCAAACCTCCAG gatcaagACTGGAAACCACTGAATCCTGGTGACCCCATGTTTATTACAATGGATGGAAAAGTTACCTGCTACGAAGGGGAAAATACAGTTTATCCAACATTTGTGAATGAGGCAGCATATTATGAAAAAGGTCAAGCTTTTGCCAAAACTGAGAAAGTGACACTCACTGCACAGTCAATTCATTGTAACTCTATATAA